Proteins encoded within one genomic window of Triticum aestivum cultivar Chinese Spring chromosome 2D, IWGSC CS RefSeq v2.1, whole genome shotgun sequence:
- the LOC123056171 gene encoding tryptamine benzoyltransferase 1-like yields the protein MSSQYGKAPFLDRAATAVPRTVPTPVFDHRSTEFKGEDGRSYPVVPDSMTKIKNVTVRFTAEFIAELKARVGIRSSTFQCLLAHAWNKITAARGLKPEQFTQVRVAVNCRARASPPVPPDFFGNMVLWAFPRLRARDVLGWSYRGVVEAIRDAVARVDAEYIQSFVDFGSVADATGEGLVATAAANGTMFCPDLEVDSSLGFRFNQIDLGTGPPSAFITPDLPNEGLMIFLPSCAASGGVDLIMAIPEDHDHDTATFYSLDERAKPKM from the coding sequence ATGTCCTCGCAGTACGGCAAGGCCCCTTTCCTCGACCGCGCCGCGACCGCCGTGCCTCGTACTGTGCCGACACCGGTGTTCGACCACAGGTCCACCGAGTTCAAGGGAGAAGACGGCAGGTCGTACCCCGTTGTCCCGGATTCCATGACCAAGATCAAGAACGTCACCGTGCGCTTTACGGCCGAGTTCATTGCCGAGCTCAAGGCCCGCGTGGGAATCCGCTCTAGCACGTTCCAGTGCCTGCTCGCGCATGCGTGGAATAAGATCACGGCGGCACGCGGCCTGAAGCCCGAGCAGTTCACGCAGGTGAGGGTGGCCGTGAACTGCCGGGCAAGGGCCAGCCCTCCCGTGCCGCCGGACTTCTTTGGGAACATGGTGCTCTGGGCGTTCCCGAGGCTTCGGGCCCGGGATGTCCTGGGCTGGAGCTATCGCGGCGTGGTGGAGGCCATCCGCGACGCCGTCGCCCGCGTGGACGCCGAGTACATCCAGTCGTTCGTGGACTTCGGCAGCGTAGCGGACGCTACCGGGGAGGGGctcgtggcgacggcggcggccaatGGCACAATGTTCTGTCCAGACCTGGAGGTGGATAGCAGCCTGGGTTTCAGGTTCAACCAGATTGACCTCGGCACTGGGCCGCCCTCCGCGTTCATCACGCCGGACCTGCCCAACGAGGGCCTCATGATCTTCTTGCCGTCGTGCGCGGCCAGTGGTGGCGTCGACCTCATCATGGCCATCCCGGAGGATCATGATCATGATACGGCGACCTTCTACTCCTTGGATGAAAGAGCTAAACCAAAGATGTAA